In Thermomonas paludicola, the following are encoded in one genomic region:
- a CDS encoding M3 family metallopeptidase: MNRPIARVLAIAIATALAGCATTAPVAQKQEASMTAAPAPAYSGPFAAPSPLELNYPQFDKIADSDFAPAFDAGMAQQLREIDAITRNPEAPTFQNTIVAMEKSGQLLNRATSVFFNLVGTDKNDAREKLETDYAPKFSAHSDAIALNPALFARIKALYDTRDSLGLDAVDKRLLEKRYQDFVRAGAALTDAEKARVRDINTQLSKLGTQFDQNVLAEVNDSAVVVDDAAQLKGFSNEQVAAATEAAKARKLDGKYVIALLNTTGQPAETQLEDRALRQRIHEASVARGSRGNKFDNTGIIAQVLKLRAERARLLGYDTYANYVLADETAANQDNVNRMLRQLAPKAVANARHEGEALQSMIDKAQKARHQPSFRLQPWDWAYYSEKVRQARYNFDESQLKPYFEMKNVLENGVFYAAHQLYGISFKERTDLPKYRPDIFTYEVFDKDGSELALFIFDPYARASKRGGAWMNTYVAQSGLTGEKPVVANHLNIPKPSDGQPTLLTWDEVTTAFHEFGHALHGFFQDVRYPYYSMNVPRDFVEYPSQVNEMWADWPEVLAHYAKHYQTGEAMPKALLDKVIAASKFNQGFATTEYLEAAMLDQRWHQLPLEQIPQASGVMAFEAQALNADGFDYAPVPPRYRTPYFSHIMGGYAAGYYAYIWSEVLAANTSKYIREHGGLTRENGDHLRQFVLAPGGEIEPGKLFPNFAGYEAKIEPLLEQRGLNTK; the protein is encoded by the coding sequence ATGAATCGTCCTATTGCCCGTGTGCTCGCCATCGCCATCGCAACCGCCCTTGCCGGCTGCGCCACCACCGCGCCCGTCGCGCAGAAGCAGGAGGCTTCGATGACTGCCGCCCCCGCCCCGGCCTACAGCGGCCCGTTCGCTGCACCCAGCCCGCTGGAACTGAACTACCCGCAGTTCGACAAGATTGCCGACAGCGACTTCGCCCCGGCCTTCGACGCCGGCATGGCGCAACAGCTGCGGGAAATCGACGCGATCACCCGCAACCCGGAAGCGCCGACGTTCCAGAACACCATCGTGGCGATGGAAAAGAGCGGCCAGCTGCTGAACCGCGCGACCAGCGTGTTTTTCAACCTTGTCGGCACCGACAAGAACGACGCCCGCGAGAAGCTGGAAACCGACTATGCGCCGAAGTTTTCCGCGCATAGCGATGCCATTGCGCTGAACCCGGCGCTGTTTGCCCGGATCAAGGCGCTGTACGACACCCGCGACAGCCTTGGCCTGGATGCCGTGGACAAGCGCCTGCTGGAAAAGCGCTACCAGGACTTCGTGCGGGCCGGCGCGGCGCTGACCGACGCTGAAAAGGCGCGCGTTCGCGACATCAACACACAGCTGTCGAAGCTTGGCACGCAGTTCGACCAGAACGTGCTTGCCGAGGTGAACGATTCGGCCGTGGTCGTGGATGATGCGGCCCAGCTCAAGGGCTTCAGCAATGAGCAGGTCGCCGCCGCAACGGAAGCCGCCAAGGCACGCAAGCTGGACGGCAAGTACGTCATCGCCTTGCTCAACACCACCGGCCAGCCCGCCGAAACGCAGCTGGAAGATCGCGCGCTGCGCCAGCGCATCCACGAAGCCTCGGTGGCGCGCGGCAGCCGCGGCAACAAGTTCGACAACACCGGGATCATCGCGCAGGTGCTCAAGCTGCGCGCCGAGCGCGCGCGCCTGCTGGGCTACGACACCTATGCCAACTACGTGCTGGCCGACGAAACCGCGGCCAACCAGGACAACGTCAACCGGATGCTGCGCCAGCTGGCGCCCAAGGCGGTGGCCAATGCCCGCCACGAAGGGGAAGCGCTGCAGTCGATGATCGACAAGGCGCAAAAAGCCAGGCACCAGCCGTCGTTCCGGCTTCAGCCCTGGGACTGGGCCTACTACAGCGAAAAAGTGCGGCAGGCCCGCTACAACTTCGACGAATCGCAGCTCAAGCCGTATTTCGAAATGAAGAACGTGCTGGAAAACGGCGTGTTCTACGCCGCCCACCAGCTGTACGGCATCAGTTTCAAGGAACGCACCGACCTGCCCAAATACCGCCCCGACATCTTCACCTACGAGGTGTTCGACAAGGACGGCAGCGAGCTTGCGCTGTTCATTTTCGACCCCTACGCCCGCGCCTCCAAGCGTGGTGGCGCCTGGATGAACACCTACGTGGCGCAGTCGGGGCTGACCGGCGAGAAGCCGGTCGTGGCCAACCACCTCAACATCCCCAAACCCTCGGACGGCCAGCCCACGCTGCTGACGTGGGATGAAGTGACCACCGCCTTCCACGAATTCGGCCACGCGCTGCACGGCTTCTTCCAGGACGTGCGCTATCCGTATTACTCGATGAACGTGCCGCGCGACTTCGTGGAATATCCGTCGCAGGTCAATGAAATGTGGGCAGACTGGCCGGAAGTGCTGGCGCACTATGCCAAGCACTACCAGACCGGCGAAGCGATGCCGAAGGCGCTGCTGGACAAGGTGATCGCCGCTTCCAAGTTCAACCAGGGCTTTGCCACCACCGAGTATCTGGAAGCGGCGATGCTGGACCAGCGCTGGCACCAGCTGCCGCTGGAGCAGATCCCGCAAGCGTCGGGGGTGATGGCGTTCGAGGCGCAGGCGCTGAACGCGGACGGTTTCGACTATGCACCGGTGCCGCCGCGCTACCGCACGCCCTATTTCAGCCACATCATGGGCGGCTACGCGGCTGGCTATTACGCCTACATCTGGTCGGAAGTGCTGGCTGCCAACACCTCGAAATACATCCGCGAACACGGCGGCCTGACCCGGGAAAACGGCGACCACCTGCGCCAGTTCGTGCTGGCCCCGGGCGGCGAGATCGAACCCGGCAAGCTGTTCCCGAATTTTGCCGGCTATGAGGCGAAAATCGAACCATTGCTGGAGCAGCGCGGGCTGAATACCAAGTAA
- a CDS encoding PdaC/SigV domain-containing protein, with amino-acid sequence MQPSLAGAAPAVAVDLRDVIETTPDYIIGISYPQVAAHYPPLAQAVHDYAEAARQQLMQATARLHGTKPAAPYDLSLQFSSVVETPRVVVVAAEGSSYTGGAHGRPLLERFVWLPQMQQMLAAEQLIPDAANWKPVSDFVRERLLTGLSQQLDADTAEADDRGQRLQNGSRKIDAGTAPEAANFSRFEPVMNADGSIRALRFVFPPEQVGTYADGKKVVEVPASVLVPLVAPAYRPLFRAG; translated from the coding sequence GTGCAGCCTTCCCTGGCGGGCGCTGCGCCGGCCGTGGCCGTTGACCTGCGGGATGTGATCGAAACCACGCCCGACTACATCATCGGCATCAGCTATCCGCAGGTGGCCGCGCACTACCCACCCTTGGCGCAGGCCGTGCACGACTATGCGGAAGCGGCGCGCCAGCAGTTGATGCAAGCGACGGCCAGGTTGCATGGAACCAAGCCGGCGGCGCCTTACGACCTCAGCCTGCAGTTCAGCAGCGTGGTGGAGACGCCGCGGGTCGTGGTGGTCGCCGCGGAAGGCAGCAGCTACACCGGCGGCGCGCACGGCAGGCCCTTGCTGGAGCGCTTTGTGTGGCTGCCGCAGATGCAGCAGATGCTCGCCGCCGAGCAGCTGATCCCGGATGCGGCCAACTGGAAGCCGGTGTCTGACTTTGTGCGCGAGCGCCTGCTGACCGGGCTGTCGCAGCAGCTGGATGCGGATACCGCTGAGGCCGACGATCGCGGCCAACGGCTGCAAAACGGGAGCCGGAAGATCGATGCCGGTACTGCGCCGGAGGCGGCGAATTTCTCCCGTTTCGAGCCGGTGATGAATGCCGATGGCAGCATTCGTGCGCTGCGCTTCGTGTTCCCGCCCGAACAGGTCGGCACGTACGCGGACGGCAAGAAAGTAGTGGAAGTGCCGGCCAGCGTGTTGGTGCCGCTGGTGGCGCCGGCCTATCGGCCGCTGTTCCGGGCGGGCTGA
- a CDS encoding cold-shock protein, with protein MSDRQTGTVKWFNDAKGFGFITPESGPDVFVHFRSIQGTGFKSLQEGQKVSFKVVQGQKGLQADEVQAM; from the coding sequence ATGTCGGATCGTCAGACGGGTACCGTCAAGTGGTTCAACGACGCCAAGGGCTTCGGCTTCATCACCCCGGAAAGCGGCCCGGACGTTTTCGTCCACTTCCGCTCGATCCAGGGCACCGGCTTCAAGTCCCTGCAGGAAGGCCAGAAGGTCTCCTTCAAGGTTGTGCAGGGCCAGAAGGGCCTGCAGGCCGACGAAGTGCAGGCGATGTAA
- a CDS encoding pseudouridine synthase, with the protein MRLNRHIADTGHCSRREADRLIAEGRVTVNGLRARIGAELGEGDEVRIDGNALSARSAAKGQRRHVYIALYKPEGITCTTEADVKGNIVEFVGHEQRIFPIGRLDKDSEGLILLTSNGDVVNRILRAENKLEKEYLVAVNNAVTDEFLRAMARGGVPVHGQPTLPCKTGKLGRFGFRIVLVQGLNRQIRLMAAHFGYRVKQLHRARIGNVKLGHLKPGQWRNLSDAELRGLLPEHADW; encoded by the coding sequence ATGCGCCTGAACCGACATATCGCCGACACCGGCCACTGCTCCCGCCGCGAGGCGGATCGCCTGATTGCCGAGGGCCGGGTGACCGTCAATGGGCTGCGTGCCCGGATCGGCGCGGAGCTGGGCGAAGGTGATGAGGTTCGCATCGACGGCAATGCGTTGTCTGCGCGCAGTGCTGCCAAGGGCCAGCGGCGCCACGTCTATATCGCGCTGTACAAGCCGGAGGGCATCACCTGCACTACCGAGGCCGATGTCAAAGGCAATATCGTGGAGTTCGTTGGCCACGAGCAGCGCATTTTCCCGATCGGCCGCCTGGACAAGGATTCGGAAGGGTTGATCCTGCTGACCAGCAATGGCGATGTCGTCAACCGGATCCTGCGCGCCGAAAACAAGCTGGAAAAAGAATATCTGGTCGCGGTGAACAATGCGGTCACCGATGAATTCCTGCGCGCGATGGCGCGTGGCGGGGTGCCGGTGCACGGGCAGCCAACGCTGCCGTGCAAGACCGGCAAGCTGGGCCGTTTCGGCTTCCGGATCGTGCTGGTCCAAGGGCTGAACCGGCAGATCCGGTTGATGGCCGCGCATTTCGGCTACCGGGTCAAGCAATTGCACCGGGCGCGGATCGGCAACGTGAAACTGGGCCACCTGAAACCCGGGCAGTGGCGCAACCTCAGCGACGCCGAATTGCGCGGGTTGCTGCCCGAGCATGCCGACTGGTAA
- a CDS encoding sensor histidine kinase, with protein MMLSNDPLAALWRPPALMGVILGGEAVAAILALAPAHADDRLVQFGLASLGVQWVALGTLCALFLLRRQIGRLPPLRMAWVCLALFLGMSLLVAAGAWSVLSMSGAADSTRQAFMLRMLGLALVVGLIGLLTYQNYWRSRQLAVRAKQLELEALQARIRPHFLFNTLNTGAALVHARPDEAERVLLDLADLFRSALRGPQLIPLAEELALTHRYLEIEALRFGPRLRLAWNVPDVLPDTLVPSLSIQPLAENAIRHGIERLADGGCVDVSVRIGLHEVDIIIGNDLPALAGRSEGHAVGLASARERVMAMTDHRGRVDAGVEDGRFVARVRLPLG; from the coding sequence ATGATGCTTTCCAACGACCCGCTTGCCGCACTGTGGCGCCCGCCAGCCCTGATGGGCGTGATATTGGGCGGCGAGGCGGTAGCCGCCATTCTTGCGCTGGCGCCCGCCCATGCCGATGACCGGCTGGTGCAATTCGGCCTGGCGTCGCTGGGCGTGCAATGGGTGGCGCTGGGCACGCTGTGCGCGCTGTTTCTCCTGCGCCGGCAGATCGGCCGGTTGCCACCATTGCGCATGGCCTGGGTTTGCCTGGCACTGTTTCTGGGCATGAGCCTGCTGGTGGCGGCAGGCGCCTGGAGCGTGCTCAGCATGAGTGGTGCCGCCGACAGCACCCGCCAGGCCTTCATGCTGCGCATGCTGGGGCTGGCGCTGGTGGTCGGCTTGATCGGCTTGTTGACCTACCAGAATTATTGGCGCTCGCGGCAACTTGCAGTCCGCGCCAAACAACTGGAACTGGAAGCGCTGCAAGCACGGATCCGGCCGCATTTCCTGTTCAATACGCTCAATACCGGCGCCGCCCTGGTGCACGCCAGGCCGGATGAAGCCGAGCGCGTGCTGCTGGATCTGGCCGACTTGTTCCGCAGCGCCCTGCGCGGCCCGCAATTGATTCCGCTGGCCGAGGAACTGGCACTGACGCATCGCTATCTGGAAATCGAGGCACTGCGCTTCGGGCCTCGTTTGCGGTTGGCGTGGAATGTCCCCGACGTGCTGCCGGATACGCTGGTGCCCTCGCTTTCCATCCAGCCGCTGGCGGAGAACGCGATCCGCCACGGCATCGAACGCCTTGCCGACGGCGGCTGCGTGGATGTCAGCGTGCGCATCGGTCTTCACGAGGTGGACATCATCATCGGCAACGACCTGCCCGCGCTCGCAGGGCGCTCCGAGGGCCACGCCGTGGGCCTTGCCTCGGCGCGCGAACGGGTGATGGCGATGACCGACCACCGCGGCCGCGTGGATGCGGGCGTGGAGGATGGGCGCTTCGTCGCGCGGGTGCGCCTGCCGCTGGGATGA
- the ppnN gene encoding nucleotide 5'-monophosphate nucleosidase PpnN: MPPDAATEPSTSTLPTVNTHIYPKGALDVLSREEVARLRDASSGGLHDLLRRCALAVLTSGSASDDPRAAAELYPDFDIEVRQQDRGVRIELRNAPAMAFVDSEIIAGVAELLFAVVRDIAFTAIDLEGEAKLDTSSGITDAVFRLLRNARVLHPSDPNLVVCWGGHSIGHEEYKYTKQVGYELGLRGLDICTGCGPGAMKGPMKGATIAHAKQRRHRTRYIGITEPGIIAAESPNPIVNHLVIMPDIEKRLEAFVRMAHGIIVFPGGVGTCEEILYLLGILLREENAHLRFPLILTGPTGAAPYFEQIDRFIRLTLGDDAANRYEIIVADPAKVAKRMESGIRKVKEQRIAQRDSFFFNWGIDVPLEFQKPFIPTHELMAGLDLHHGRKPFELAADLRRAFSGIVAGNVKEDGMRRIEARGPFEIHGDSDIMQALDGLLRAFVQQQRMKISGDYKPCYRVVS, from the coding sequence ATGCCGCCTGATGCGGCCACCGAGCCATCCACTTCCACTCTTCCCACCGTCAACACCCACATCTATCCGAAAGGCGCGCTGGACGTGCTTTCCCGCGAGGAAGTGGCGCGTCTGCGCGACGCGTCTTCCGGTGGCCTGCACGACCTGCTGCGCCGCTGCGCGCTGGCGGTACTCACCTCCGGCAGCGCGTCCGACGACCCGCGCGCGGCGGCCGAGTTGTATCCCGATTTCGATATCGAGGTGCGCCAGCAAGACCGTGGCGTACGCATCGAGTTGCGCAATGCGCCGGCGATGGCGTTCGTGGACAGCGAGATCATCGCCGGCGTCGCCGAACTGCTGTTCGCCGTGGTGCGCGACATCGCGTTCACCGCCATCGACCTCGAAGGCGAGGCCAAGCTGGACACGTCGTCCGGCATCACCGACGCGGTGTTCCGCCTGCTGCGCAACGCGCGCGTATTGCACCCGTCCGATCCCAACCTCGTGGTGTGCTGGGGCGGCCATTCCATCGGTCACGAGGAATACAAATACACCAAGCAGGTGGGGTACGAGTTGGGCCTGCGCGGGCTGGACATCTGCACCGGCTGCGGCCCGGGTGCGATGAAGGGGCCGATGAAGGGGGCCACCATCGCCCATGCCAAGCAGCGGCGGCACCGCACCCGCTACATCGGCATCACCGAGCCGGGGATCATCGCGGCGGAATCGCCCAATCCCATCGTCAACCACCTGGTGATCATGCCGGACATCGAGAAGCGCCTGGAGGCCTTCGTCCGCATGGCCCACGGCATCATCGTGTTCCCCGGCGGCGTGGGGACCTGCGAGGAAATCCTGTACCTGCTCGGCATCCTGCTGCGCGAGGAAAACGCGCACCTGCGCTTCCCGCTGATCCTGACCGGCCCCACCGGTGCGGCGCCGTATTTCGAACAGATCGACAGGTTCATCCGCCTGACGCTGGGGGATGATGCGGCAAACCGGTACGAGATCATCGTGGCCGATCCCGCGAAGGTGGCCAAGCGCATGGAAAGCGGCATCCGCAAGGTGAAAGAGCAGCGCATCGCCCAGCGCGACTCGTTTTTCTTCAACTGGGGCATCGACGTGCCGCTGGAGTTCCAGAAGCCGTTCATCCCCACGCACGAGCTGATGGCCGGGCTGGACCTGCACCACGGACGCAAGCCGTTTGAACTGGCCGCCGATCTGCGTCGCGCGTTTTCCGGCATCGTGGCGGGCAACGTGAAGGAAGACGGCATGCGTCGCATCGAGGCACGCGGGCCGTTCGAGATCCACGGGGATTCCGACATCATGCAGGCGTTGGATGGCCTGCTGCGCGCCTTCGTGCAGCAGCAGCGGATGAAGATCTCGGGCGACTACAAGCCCTGCTATCGCGTCGTGTCCTGA
- a CDS encoding TonB-dependent receptor: MKHPNRARLSKLSLGLIVALAAAPVFAQSTSAGVGGQVVTAGGQPVAGAEVTITHVESGTVSRAITDASGRYSARGLRVGGPYTVTVTKTGEGTDTERNIYLGLDQVATVNAKLQAEGATTLDTVVVVGQADNTFSADNRGMGTSISRADLDRTPSPDRSIQDVVRTDPNVVVTDRDRGAFSAMGQNFRYNSITVDTIQAGDPFGLNDNGLPTKGTPISQDAIESYNISTANYDVATRRGVGAWVNAVTKSGTNDLHGSLYYVYQDAKDMIGKGGTNRNALTKWNGFEKDTTVGFTLGGPIIKDKLFFFVSYEEGKKKGLNGLWGASDGSKGFKASGISQADIDAVMATAAAAGLAQPSESTTADMESKRALVKLDWNINDSHRASLRWSQTKEDEPIIVQGNSQRVNLPSNWYGLDKKSTGATLSLYDDWSESFSTEFSVGYSKFDQLRGPLFGEAQPAITVHTNGLSNGPSIVLGTEYSSQANVLSTKSYTAYLAGNWYIGNHVLKAGVDYQQDEFYNLFLQNYYGSYEFLSPALFAQAVANPTSGVYRYQFKSPATGYTLDRDVAAQFKMKQYGFFLQDTWQATDQLSIQYGLRYDLPKINPDPTLNPCFAAAPGAGSLGSHGSCYLQANALNPNAAVGGFGYPNTNSIDGNGVVQPRFSFNYSFDTERMTQLRGGAGLFISNTPAVWVANPYSNNGVSVATFDSTSNTSSLPFNSDPYSQLPSGTPAVPGLGKSTMTVNVVDPDFKMPTVAKFTLGIDKELPWFGLIGTMEYQHLDVVKGIRYVDINMGAPTGMLPDGRPTYNQNLSTLNGTDYWNRNPSFSNVILLTNTDKGKSDNFTVSLRKPFSNDWSGRLSYTYSRATDVNPGTSSVAYSSYSSRTFADVGAEEEGISNYSIPNRVIAQLSWQHRFFGDYVTRVSAFYDGHDGSPYSWTFNSDIQGVGIFNALAYVPKQPGDIVWANAASQAKEASFWGFVSSNAELQGRRGQIFDRNAARAPWVNQLDLSFSQEIPGLMAGHKGEVRLDIFNFLNLLNSKWGVEYRASFPLYRYLADVSGVCTAVSAVCTSGDIGKYIYDISNTSRYGAAGTYAPTDLSPNESFNPSQRWSMRVTLRYKF, translated from the coding sequence ATGAAGCATCCGAACCGCGCCCGGCTGTCCAAGCTGTCACTGGGCTTGATCGTTGCGCTTGCCGCAGCTCCGGTGTTCGCGCAAAGCACCTCCGCCGGCGTCGGCGGTCAGGTCGTTACCGCTGGTGGCCAGCCCGTGGCCGGTGCCGAAGTCACCATCACCCACGTCGAGTCGGGCACGGTCAGCCGTGCGATCACCGATGCCAGCGGCCGCTACAGTGCCCGTGGCCTGCGCGTGGGTGGTCCGTACACCGTTACCGTCACCAAGACAGGCGAGGGCACCGACACCGAGCGCAACATTTATCTCGGACTGGATCAGGTGGCGACGGTCAATGCGAAGCTGCAAGCCGAAGGCGCTACGACGCTCGATACGGTCGTAGTGGTTGGCCAAGCGGACAACACATTCTCCGCAGACAATCGCGGCATGGGGACCTCGATTTCCCGCGCTGACCTGGATCGCACGCCGTCGCCTGATCGCTCTATTCAGGATGTAGTGCGCACCGATCCCAACGTGGTGGTGACTGATCGCGACCGTGGCGCCTTTTCCGCGATGGGACAGAACTTTCGTTACAACAGCATCACGGTTGACACCATTCAAGCAGGCGACCCCTTCGGCCTGAATGACAATGGCCTGCCAACCAAGGGTACCCCGATCTCACAGGACGCGATCGAGAGCTACAACATTTCGACCGCAAACTACGATGTTGCGACCCGTCGCGGTGTGGGCGCGTGGGTCAACGCTGTCACCAAGTCGGGCACCAACGATCTGCACGGCTCGCTCTATTACGTTTACCAAGACGCCAAGGATATGATCGGCAAGGGTGGTACGAACAGGAACGCCCTGACCAAGTGGAATGGCTTTGAAAAAGACACGACCGTCGGCTTCACCCTCGGTGGCCCAATCATCAAGGACAAGCTGTTCTTCTTTGTGTCATACGAAGAAGGCAAAAAGAAGGGGTTGAACGGCCTCTGGGGCGCATCGGACGGCAGCAAGGGGTTCAAGGCGTCGGGCATCAGTCAGGCTGACATTGACGCGGTGATGGCAACGGCCGCAGCTGCAGGCTTGGCCCAGCCTTCTGAAAGCACCACCGCCGACATGGAGTCCAAGCGCGCGCTGGTCAAGCTGGACTGGAACATCAATGATTCCCACCGTGCCAGCCTTCGCTGGAGCCAGACCAAGGAAGACGAGCCGATCATCGTCCAAGGGAACAGCCAGCGAGTCAACCTGCCCAGCAACTGGTACGGTCTGGACAAGAAGAGCACCGGCGCGACGCTGAGCCTTTACGACGACTGGTCTGAGAGCTTCTCCACCGAATTCTCCGTCGGCTACAGCAAGTTCGACCAGCTCCGTGGACCGCTTTTCGGCGAAGCGCAGCCCGCTATCACGGTTCATACCAATGGCCTCAGCAACGGTCCTTCAATCGTGCTGGGAACCGAGTACTCCAGCCAGGCGAATGTCCTCAGCACGAAGTCCTACACCGCCTATCTTGCCGGCAACTGGTACATAGGCAACCATGTGCTCAAGGCGGGCGTGGACTACCAGCAGGACGAGTTCTACAACCTGTTCCTCCAGAACTACTATGGGTCGTATGAGTTCCTTTCGCCGGCGCTGTTCGCGCAGGCGGTGGCGAATCCGACGTCCGGCGTCTACCGGTACCAGTTCAAGTCGCCCGCAACCGGTTATACGCTGGACAGGGACGTCGCCGCGCAGTTCAAGATGAAGCAGTACGGGTTTTTCCTGCAGGACACTTGGCAGGCCACCGATCAGCTTTCCATCCAATATGGTCTTCGTTACGACTTGCCGAAGATCAACCCGGATCCGACGTTGAACCCTTGTTTTGCGGCGGCGCCGGGTGCCGGCTCCCTCGGAAGCCATGGTTCCTGCTACCTGCAGGCGAATGCGTTGAATCCGAACGCGGCGGTCGGTGGATTCGGTTATCCGAACACCAACAGCATTGACGGCAATGGCGTTGTCCAGCCGCGCTTCTCGTTCAACTACAGCTTCGATACGGAGCGGATGACCCAACTCCGTGGCGGTGCGGGTCTATTCATTTCTAATACCCCCGCGGTGTGGGTGGCCAACCCGTATTCCAACAATGGTGTGTCCGTTGCGACGTTCGATTCCACCAGCAACACCAGTTCGTTGCCCTTCAATTCTGATCCTTACAGCCAGCTTCCGTCCGGAACGCCCGCGGTTCCGGGACTGGGCAAGTCGACGATGACTGTCAACGTCGTAGATCCTGATTTCAAAATGCCGACAGTGGCGAAGTTCACGCTTGGCATTGACAAGGAGTTGCCGTGGTTTGGACTTATCGGCACGATGGAATACCAGCATCTCGATGTCGTGAAGGGCATCCGCTACGTCGACATCAACATGGGCGCGCCGACCGGCATGCTGCCGGACGGACGTCCGACGTATAATCAGAACCTCTCGACGCTCAACGGGACAGACTACTGGAACCGGAACCCGTCATTCAGCAACGTCATCCTTTTGACGAATACGGACAAGGGCAAGTCGGACAACTTCACCGTGTCGTTGCGCAAGCCGTTCAGCAACGACTGGAGTGGGCGTCTTTCCTATACGTATAGCCGGGCAACTGATGTCAATCCTGGTACGTCCAGCGTGGCTTACAGCAGCTATTCAAGCCGTACGTTCGCTGACGTGGGTGCGGAAGAGGAAGGAATCTCCAACTATTCGATCCCCAACCGAGTGATCGCCCAGCTCAGTTGGCAGCATCGCTTCTTCGGTGATTACGTGACCCGCGTTTCGGCGTTCTATGACGGGCACGACGGCTCGCCGTATAGCTGGACGTTCAACAGCGATATTCAGGGTGTGGGCATCTTCAACGCGCTCGCATACGTCCCGAAGCAGCCGGGCGACATCGTGTGGGCGAATGCGGCGTCGCAGGCGAAGGAAGCATCGTTCTGGGGATTCGTCAGCAGCAATGCCGAGTTGCAGGGGCGTCGCGGGCAGATCTTCGATCGCAATGCTGCGCGCGCGCCTTGGGTGAACCAGCTCGATCTCAGCTTTTCGCAGGAGATCCCGGGCCTGATGGCGGGTCACAAGGGCGAAGTCCGCCTTGACATCTTCAATTTCCTCAACCTGCTGAACAGCAAATGGGGTGTGGAGTATCGGGCCAGCTTCCCGCTCTACCGCTACCTCGCCGACGTCAGCGGGGTTTGCACCGCGGTCAGTGCGGTCTGCACGTCCGGTGATATTGGCAAGTACATCTACGACATCTCCAACACCAGCCGCTACGGTGCAGCCGGTACGTACGCGCCGACGGATCTCTCGCCGAACGAGAGCTTCAATCCGTCGCAGCGTTGGTCGATGCGGGTGACGCTGCGGTACAAGTTCTGA
- a CDS encoding YhgN family NAAT transporter, whose product MTITAAALLLFFILDPLGNIPVFLSLLKELSPARQRKVLARELLIALAVLMLFLWGGQYALNLMHLRQESVSIAGGIVLFLIGLRMIFPTADGVMGDVPGSEPFIVPLAIPMIAGPSGMAAVMLLGSQEPGRMGDWMLALTLAWLATAIILFCATWLKKLLGTRVLTAVERLMGMVIVAISVQMLLDGIASYLGSVR is encoded by the coding sequence ATGACCATTACCGCCGCTGCCCTGCTGCTGTTTTTCATCCTGGATCCGCTGGGCAACATCCCGGTCTTCCTGAGCCTGCTCAAGGAGCTGTCGCCGGCCCGCCAGCGCAAGGTGCTTGCGCGTGAACTGTTGATCGCGCTGGCGGTGCTGATGCTGTTCCTGTGGGGCGGCCAGTACGCGCTCAACCTGATGCACCTGCGCCAGGAGTCGGTGTCCATTGCCGGCGGCATCGTGTTGTTCCTGATCGGGCTGCGCATGATTTTCCCGACTGCCGACGGCGTGATGGGCGATGTGCCGGGCAGTGAGCCCTTCATCGTGCCGTTGGCCATCCCGATGATCGCCGGCCCCTCCGGCATGGCCGCGGTGATGCTGCTGGGCAGTCAGGAGCCGGGCCGGATGGGCGACTGGATGCTGGCGCTGACGCTGGCGTGGCTGGCAACCGCCATCATCCTGTTTTGCGCCACCTGGCTGAAGAAGCTGTTGGGCACGCGTGTGTTGACCGCGGTCGAACGCCTGATGGGCATGGTGATCGTGGCGATCTCGGTGCAGATGCTGTTGGACGGCATCGCGTCCTACCTCGGCAGCGTGCGCTGA